Proteins from a single region of Streptococcus mitis:
- the dnaX gene encoding DNA polymerase III subunit gamma/tau, with protein MYQALYRKYRSQNFSQLVGQEVVAKTLKQAVEQEKISHAYLFSGPRGTGKTSVAKIFAKAMNCPNQVGGEPCNNCYICQAVTDGSLEDVIEMDAASNNGVDEIREIRDKSTYAPSLARYKVYIIDEVHMLSTGAFNALLKTLEEPTQNVVFILATTELHKIPATILSRVQRFEFKSIKTQDIKEHIHYILDKENISSEPEAVEIIARRAEGGMRDALSILDQALSLTQGNELTTAISEEITGTISLSALDDYVAALSQQDVPKALYCLNLLFDNGKSMTRFVTDLLHYLRDLLIVQTGGENTHHSPVFVENLALPQENLFEMIRLATVSLADIKSSLQPKIYAEMMTIRLAEIKLEPALSGAVEHEISALRQEVARLKHELSNVGTVPKTTSPVLTRPAASKTVYRVDRNKVQSILQEAVENPDLARQNLIRLQNAWGEVIESLGGPDKALLVGSQPVAANEHHAILAFESNFNAGQTMKRDNLNTMFGNILSQAAGFSPEILAISMEEWKEVRAAFSVKAKSTQTEKEAEESLIPEGFEFLADKVKVEED; from the coding sequence ATGTATCAAGCTCTTTATCGAAAATATAGAAGTCAAAACTTCTCCCAGTTGGTTGGACAGGAAGTTGTGGCTAAGACTCTTAAACAAGCAGTAGAGCAAGAGAAAATAAGTCATGCCTATCTTTTCTCTGGTCCACGTGGAACGGGAAAAACTAGTGTGGCTAAGATCTTTGCCAAAGCTATGAACTGTCCCAATCAAGTGGGTGGTGAACCTTGTAATAACTGCTATATTTGTCAAGCGGTGACGGATGGTAGTTTAGAAGATGTCATTGAAATGGATGCAGCCTCTAATAACGGGGTGGATGAAATCCGTGAAATTCGTGATAAATCTACCTATGCGCCTAGCCTTGCTCGTTATAAGGTCTATATCATAGATGAGGTTCACATGCTGTCTACAGGAGCTTTTAATGCCCTCCTAAAGACGTTAGAAGAGCCAACACAGAATGTGGTCTTTATTTTGGCTACTACTGAATTGCACAAGATACCTGCGACTATTCTATCCCGTGTGCAACGTTTTGAATTTAAATCGATTAAGACACAGGATATTAAGGAACATATTCACTATATCTTAGACAAAGAAAATATCAGTTCTGAACCAGAGGCTGTGGAAATCATTGCTAGACGGGCTGAAGGTGGAATGCGAGACGCCTTGTCTATTTTGGATCAAGCCCTAAGTTTAACACAGGGAAATGAATTGACGACTGCCATTTCTGAAGAAATTACTGGCACTATTAGCCTATCAGCCTTGGATGATTATGTGGCTGCCTTGTCTCAACAGGATGTTCCCAAGGCCTTGTATTGCTTAAATCTTCTCTTTGACAATGGTAAGAGCATGACTCGTTTTGTGACCGACCTTTTGCACTATTTAAGAGACTTGTTAATTGTCCAAACAGGTGGAGAAAACACTCATCATAGTCCAGTCTTTGTAGAAAATTTGGCACTTCCTCAAGAAAATCTGTTTGAAATGATTCGCTTGGCGACAGTCAGTTTAGCAGATATTAAGTCTAGTTTGCAACCTAAGATTTATGCTGAGATGATGACTATTCGTTTGGCAGAGATTAAGCTTGAACCAGCTCTTTCTGGGGCAGTTGAACATGAAATTTCTGCATTGAGACAGGAAGTTGCCCGTCTCAAACATGAACTCTCAAATGTGGGCACTGTACCAAAAACAACTAGTCCAGTACTTACCCGTCCAGCAGCGAGCAAGACCGTCTATCGTGTGGATCGTAATAAAGTTCAATCTATCTTACAAGAGGCTGTCGAAAATCCTGATTTAGCACGTCAAAATCTGATTCGTCTGCAGAATGCCTGGGGAGAGGTGATTGAAAGTCTAGGAGGCCCTGATAAGGCTCTATTAGTTGGTTCTCAACCGGTTGCGGCCAATGAACACCATGCTATTCTTGCTTTTGAGTCTAACTTCAATGCTGGTCAAACCATGAAACGAGACAATCTCAACACTATGTTTGGCAACATCCTCAGTCAGGCAGCAGGTTTTTCACCTGAGATTTTAGCCATTTCCATGGAGGAATGGAAAGAAGTTCGCGCAGCCTTTTCAGTCAAAGCCAAATCTACTCAAACTGAAAAAGAAGCAGAAGAAAGTCTGATTCCAGAAGGATTTGAATTTTTGGCTGATAAAGTGAAGGTAGAGGAAGACTAA
- a CDS encoding peptide ABC transporter substrate-binding protein — protein sequence MKSKKWLLTAGVVLSTTALLVACGKADKEADAPTTFSYVYAVDPASLDYSIATRTSTTDVIGNVVDGLMENDQYGNVIPSLAEDWSVSKDGLTYTYKLRKGVKWYTSEGEEYAEVTAHDFVTGLKHVADGKSDGVSLIQNSIKGLDAYMTGETNDFSTVGVKALDDYTVEYTLNKPESFWNSKVTTATMLPVNEEFLKASGKDYGAVTPAGILYNGPYILKTLTSKSLIEYEKNPNYWDKEKVKIEKIKLTYYDGSDQESLIRSFSSGAYTTARLFPSSSNFASTLEQYGDKITYSPQDSSSYYFTFNVNRQSYNKTAKTSEEQKTSTKEAMLNKDFRQAINFAFNRHSYAAQLNGEDGADKIIRNSLVPDNFVQAGGKNFGQIAQAELVNYGDQWKGVELVDGKDSIYNPDKAKAAFEKAKKDLESKGVTFPIHLDVPVEQTDTIAVQQSNSFKQSIESTLGAENVVIDVLQMTDNEKETITSQARVPSQKDYDLNSTGWAPSYQDPASYLNIMDPKSGSAMKHLGITKGKDKDVVAKLGLDQYKKLLDDADSETTNLEERYEKYAKAQAWLTDSSLLMPTASSGGSPVVSNVVPFSKPYSQVGIKGDPYIFKGMKLQKDIVTTKEYEEALKKWQKEKLESNGKYQKELEKHIK from the coding sequence ATGAAATCGAAAAAGTGGCTCTTAACAGCAGGAGTGGTCCTGAGCACAACAGCTCTTTTAGTGGCTTGTGGAAAAGCTGATAAAGAAGCAGATGCACCGACAACATTTTCATATGTCTATGCAGTAGATCCAGCATCTTTGGACTATAGTATAGCGACTCGTACATCTACAACAGATGTCATCGGGAACGTGGTTGATGGCTTGATGGAAAACGACCAGTACGGAAATGTTATTCCTTCCTTGGCTGAAGATTGGTCTGTCTCAAAAGATGGTTTGACTTATACCTATAAACTTCGTAAAGGAGTTAAATGGTATACATCAGAAGGTGAAGAATACGCAGAAGTAACAGCCCATGACTTTGTGACAGGACTAAAACACGTAGCTGACGGCAAGTCAGACGGTGTTTCTCTCATCCAAAATTCAATCAAGGGCTTGGATGCCTATATGACTGGTGAGACCAATGATTTCTCTACAGTTGGTGTCAAGGCCTTGGACGATTACACAGTTGAATATACCCTAAACAAACCAGAAAGCTTCTGGAACTCTAAAGTCACAACAGCGACGATGTTGCCTGTGAATGAAGAGTTTTTGAAGGCATCAGGTAAAGATTATGGAGCAGTTACTCCAGCAGGAATTCTCTACAATGGTCCTTATATCTTGAAGACCTTGACATCTAAATCGTTAATTGAATACGAGAAAAACCCAAATTACTGGGATAAAGAAAAGGTAAAAATAGAGAAGATTAAATTGACCTACTACGATGGCTCTGATCAGGAATCGTTGATTCGTAGTTTCTCTTCTGGTGCCTATACGACAGCCCGTCTCTTCCCAAGTAGCTCAAACTTTGCTTCTACTTTGGAACAATACGGAGATAAAATCACTTATAGCCCACAGGACTCAAGCAGCTATTACTTTACCTTTAACGTAAATCGTCAGTCATATAATAAAACTGCGAAAACAAGTGAAGAACAAAAGACTTCTACTAAAGAAGCTATGCTTAATAAGGACTTCCGTCAGGCTATCAACTTTGCCTTCAACCGCCATTCTTATGCTGCACAGCTAAATGGTGAAGACGGTGCGGACAAGATTATTCGTAACAGCCTCGTTCCTGACAACTTTGTACAAGCAGGTGGTAAAAACTTTGGTCAAATCGCTCAAGCAGAGTTGGTGAACTATGGTGACCAATGGAAAGGTGTTGAGCTAGTTGACGGTAAGGATTCTATCTACAATCCTGACAAGGCTAAAGCTGCTTTCGAAAAAGCTAAGAAAGACTTGGAATCTAAAGGGGTAACATTCCCAATTCACTTGGATGTCCCAGTTGAACAAACAGATACCATCGCTGTTCAACAAAGCAACTCTTTCAAACAGTCTATTGAATCAACTCTTGGTGCTGAAAATGTTGTTATCGACGTTCTTCAAATGACAGATAATGAAAAGGAAACAATCACTTCTCAAGCGCGTGTTCCTTCTCAAAAAGATTATGATTTGAACAGTACAGGATGGGCTCCAAGCTATCAAGACCCAGCATCTTACTTGAATATCATGGATCCTAAATCAGGTTCTGCTATGAAACACCTTGGTATTACTAAAGGGAAAGATAAGGATGTTGTAGCTAAACTTGGTTTGGACCAATATAAGAAATTATTGGATGATGCAGATTCAGAAACTACAAATCTTGAAGAACGCTATGAAAAATATGCCAAGGCTCAAGCTTGGTTGACAGATAGTTCATTATTGATGCCAACAGCCTCATCTGGTGGTTCTCCAGTTGTAAGTAATGTCGTGCCATTCTCAAAACCATACTCACAAGTTGGTATTAAGGGTGACCCATATATCTTTAAAGGAATGAAATTGCAAAAAGATATTGTTACAACAAAAGAATATGAAGAAGCACTGAAAAAATGGCAAAAAGAAAAATTGGAATCAAATGGTAAGTACCAAAAAGAACTAGAAAAACACATTAAATAA
- the parC gene encoding DNA topoisomerase IV subunit A, whose translation MSNIQNMSLEDIMGERFGRYSKYIIQDRALPDIRDGLKPVQRRILYSMNKDGNTFDKSYRKSAKSVGNIMGNFHPHGDSSIYDAMVRMSQDWKNREILVEMHGNNGSMDGDPPAAMRYTEARLSEIAGYLLQDIEKKTVPFAWNFDDTEKEPTVLPAAFPNLLVNGSTGISAGYATDIPPHNLAEVIDATVYMIDHPTAKVDKLMEFLPGPDFPTGGIIQGRDEIKKAYETGKGRVVVRSKTEIEKLKGGKEQIVVTEIPYEINKANLVKKIDDVRVNNKVAGIAEVRDESDRDGLRIAIELKKDANTELVLNYLFKYTDLQINYNFNMVAIDNFTPRQVGIVPILSSYIAHRREVILARSRFDKEKAEKRLHIVEGLIRVISILDEVIALIRASENKADAKENLKVSYDFTEEQAEAIVTLQLYRLTNTDVVVLQEEEAELREKIAMLAAIIGDERTMYNLMKKELREVKKKFATPRLSTLEDTAKVIEIDTASLIAEEDTYVSVTKAGYIKRTSPRSFAASTLEEIGKRDDDRLIFVQSAKTTQHLLMFTTLGNVIYRPIHELADIRWKDIGEHLSQTITNFETNEEILYVEVVDQFDDATTYFAATRVGQIKRVERKEFSPWRTYKSKSVKYAKLKDETDQIVAVAPIKLDDVLLISQNGYALRFNIEEVPVVGAKAAGVKAMNLKADDVLQSAFICNTSSFYLLTQRGSLKRVSIEEIPATSRAKRGLQVLRELKNKPHRVFLAGAVAEQGFVGDLFSTEVEENDQTLLVQSNKGTIYESRLQDLNQSERTSNGSFISDTISDEEVFDAYLKEVFTEAK comes from the coding sequence ATGTCTAACATTCAAAACATGTCCCTTGAGGACATCATGGGAGAGCGCTTTGGTCGCTACTCCAAGTATATTATTCAAGACCGGGCTTTGCCAGACATTCGTGATGGTTTGAAGCCGGTTCAGCGTCGTATCCTTTATTCGATGAATAAGGATGGCAATACCTTTGACAAGAGCTACCGTAAGTCTGCTAAGTCTGTCGGGAACATCATGGGGAATTTCCACCCGCATGGTGACAGCTCCATCTATGATGCCATGGTTCGTATGTCACAGGATTGGAAGAATCGTGAGATTTTGGTCGAAATGCACGGTAACAACGGCTCTATGGATGGAGATCCGCCTGCGGCTATGCGTTATACTGAGGCACGTTTGTCTGAAATTGCAGGCTACCTTCTTCAAGATATCGAGAAAAAGACAGTTCCCTTTGCATGGAACTTTGACGATACCGAGAAAGAACCAACTGTTTTGCCAGCAGCCTTTCCAAACCTTTTAGTCAATGGTTCGACTGGGATTTCGGCTGGATATGCCACAGATATTCCACCGCATAATTTAGCTGAGGTCATTGATGCGACGGTTTACATGATTGATCACCCAACAGCCAAGGTGGACAAGCTCATGGAATTCTTGCCTGGACCAGACTTCCCGACTGGAGGGATTATCCAGGGTCGTGATGAAATTAAAAAGGCCTATGAAACCGGAAAAGGGCGCGTGGTTGTTCGTTCCAAGACTGAGATTGAAAAGCTAAAAGGTGGTAAGGAACAAATCGTTGTCACTGAGATTCCTTATGAAATCAACAAGGCTAATCTGGTTAAGAAAATCGATGATGTTCGTGTTAATAACAAGGTAGCTGGGATTGCTGAGGTTCGTGATGAGTCTGACCGTGACGGTCTTCGCATTGCTATCGAACTAAAGAAAGACGCGAATACGGAGCTTGTTCTCAACTATCTTTTCAAATATACCGACCTACAAATCAATTACAACTTTAACATGGTGGCGATTGACAATTTCACACCTCGTCAGGTTGGAATTGTACCAATCCTGTCTAGCTACATCGCCCACCGTCGTGAAGTGATTCTGGCCCGTTCACGCTTTGACAAGGAAAAGGCTGAGAAACGTCTCCATATCGTGGAAGGTTTGATTCGCGTGATTTCGATTTTGGACGAAGTCATTGCTCTTATCCGTGCTTCCGAAAATAAGGCTGACGCCAAGGAAAATCTCAAGGTCAGCTATGACTTTACAGAAGAGCAGGCTGAGGCCATTGTTACCTTGCAACTTTACCGTTTGACCAATACAGACGTGGTTGTCTTGCAGGAAGAAGAAGCAGAACTTCGTGAAAAGATTGCCATGCTTGCGGCTATCATCGGTGATGAACGGACTATGTACAATCTTATGAAGAAAGAACTTCGTGAGGTCAAGAAGAAATTTGCGACACCACGTTTGAGCACTTTAGAAGACACTGCGAAAGTAATCGAAATTGATACAGCTAGTCTTATCGCCGAGGAAGATACCTACGTCAGCGTGACCAAGGCAGGTTACATCAAGCGTACCAGTCCACGTTCTTTTGCGGCTTCCACTCTGGAGGAAATTGGCAAACGTGATGATGACCGTCTCATCTTTGTTCAATCTGCTAAGACAACCCAACATCTTTTGATGTTCACGACTCTTGGAAATGTCATTTATCGACCAATTCATGAATTGGCAGATATTCGCTGGAAGGATATCGGAGAGCATCTGAGCCAAACCATCACAAACTTTGAAACTAACGAAGAAATCCTTTATGTTGAAGTAGTAGATCAGTTCGATGATGCGACAACCTATTTTGCAGCTACTCGGGTCGGTCAAATTAAACGGGTAGAACGAAAAGAGTTCTCTCCATGGCGAACCTATAAATCTAAATCAGTCAAGTATGCTAAGCTTAAAGACGAGACAGACCAGATTGTAGCAGTGGCTCCGATTAAACTAGATGATGTTCTTTTGATTAGCCAAAATGGTTATGCCCTTCGTTTCAATATTGAAGAGGTTCCGGTTGTTGGTGCCAAGGCTGCAGGTGTCAAAGCTATGAACCTGAAAGCAGATGATGTCCTCCAATCCGCCTTTATCTGTAACACCTCATCCTTCTACCTCTTGACTCAGCGTGGAAGCTTGAAACGTGTTTCCATTGAGGAAATTCCAGCAACCAGCCGTGCCAAACGAGGACTACAAGTCTTGCGTGAGTTGAAAAACAAACCACACCGTGTCTTCTTAGCAGGAGCAGTTGCAGAGCAAGGTTTCGTTGGTGATCTCTTTAGTACAGAAGTGGAAGAAAACGACCAAACTCTGCTTGTTCAATCCAATAAAGGAACAATCTATGAAAGTCGGTTACAAGACTTGAACCAGTCAGAACGCACAAGCAACGGCAGCTTCATCTCTGACACGATTTCAGATGAAGAAGTTTTTGACGCTTATCTTAAAGAAGTATTTACAGAAGCAAAATAA
- a CDS encoding DUF6261 family protein, protein MKKLGDYPDKKIYGISSLDTKALENNEFFQLLSESRDELRAFTKANKSKQVYATKLRDMEKLLETLQAALHRSKASQTVASLEMSDRERDDALSILTGLVKAFSRVKEASSKEAYDKLSKLFKNYAGLTNMSYEKETEAINHLLKELKDTDYQTALSTLHLTTHVETLTKEQTQFEKAYKERLAEQKGKAPSQNKEVRAKLQEIYDFLVDFTAINAYSYPDKKQYADLRDHLNAIRSRYKKLTPKKSKQEAVAEEK, encoded by the coding sequence ATAAAAAAATTAGGAGATTATCCAGATAAAAAAATTTATGGAATTAGCAGTTTAGATACAAAAGCTTTAGAAAACAACGAATTCTTCCAACTTCTATCTGAGAGCAGGGACGAGTTGAGGGCTTTTACAAAAGCCAATAAGTCTAAGCAGGTTTACGCAACGAAGCTTAGGGATATGGAGAAACTTCTTGAGACTTTGCAAGCTGCTTTGCACCGTTCCAAGGCCAGTCAAACGGTGGCTAGTCTGGAAATGTCTGATCGTGAGCGTGATGATGCGCTTTCTATCTTGACTGGTCTGGTCAAGGCCTTCTCTCGTGTGAAAGAGGCAAGTAGCAAGGAAGCTTACGACAAACTCAGCAAACTTTTCAAAAATTATGCTGGGCTAACGAATATGAGCTACGAAAAAGAGACAGAAGCTATTAACCATTTGCTCAAGGAACTAAAAGATACTGACTACCAAACTGCCCTTTCAACCCTGCATTTGACAACTCATGTAGAAACCTTGACAAAGGAGCAGACTCAGTTTGAAAAAGCTTATAAGGAGCGCTTGGCTGAGCAAAAAGGAAAGGCACCTAGTCAAAATAAGGAAGTTCGTGCGAAACTACAAGAAATCTATGACTTCCTTGTGGATTTTACTGCAATCAACGCCTATTCTTATCCAGATAAAAAGCAGTATGCCGATCTCCGTGACCATCTCAACGCTATCCGTAGTCGCTATAAAAAATTAACACCAAAGAAAAGCAAGCAAGAAGCAGTAGCTGAGGAAAAGTAG
- a CDS encoding branched-chain amino acid aminotransferase, which translates to MTVTIDWENLGFSYMKLPYRYIAHFKNGQWNQGELTEDATLHISESSPSLHYGQQAFEGLKAYRTKDGSVQLFRPDENAKRLQRTCDRLLMPQVPTDMFVEACKAVVRANEEYVPPYGTGGTLYLRPLLIGVGDIIGVKPAEEYIFTIFAMPVGNYFKGGLVPTNFLIQDEYDRAAPNGTGAAKVGGNYAASLLPGKLAKSRHFSDVIYLDPSTHTKIEEVGSANFFGITADNEFVTPLSPSILPSITKYSLLYLAEHRLGLTPIEGDVPIDNLDRFVEAGACGTAAVISPIGGIQHGDDFHVFYSETEVGPVTRKLYDELTGIQFGDIEAPEGWIVKVD; encoded by the coding sequence ATGACAGTAACGATTGATTGGGAAAATCTCGGTTTTTCCTATATGAAATTACCTTATCGCTATATTGCTCATTTTAAAAATGGACAATGGAATCAAGGAGAACTTACAGAAGATGCAACCTTGCATATTTCAGAGTCTTCTCCAAGTCTTCACTATGGTCAACAAGCATTTGAAGGTTTGAAAGCTTATCGTACTAAGGATGGCAGTGTTCAACTGTTCCGTCCTGATGAAAATGCCAAGCGTCTGCAACGTACTTGTGATCGTCTCTTGATGCCACAAGTTCCGACAGACATGTTTGTAGAAGCTTGTAAGGCAGTTGTTCGTGCGAATGAAGAATATGTACCTCCATACGGAACAGGTGGAACCTTATATCTTCGCCCTCTTTTGATTGGTGTCGGAGATATTATTGGGGTTAAACCAGCAGAAGAGTATATTTTCACCATCTTTGCCATGCCAGTTGGTAATTACTTTAAGGGTGGTTTGGTTCCAACCAACTTCTTGATTCAGGATGAATACGACCGTGCCGCTCCAAATGGTACAGGTGCGGCTAAGGTTGGTGGGAACTATGCTGCAAGTCTCTTGCCAGGGAAATTGGCTAAGTCACGTCATTTCTCAGATGTTATCTACCTAGACCCTTCAACTCATACAAAGATTGAAGAAGTCGGTTCAGCTAACTTCTTTGGAATTACAGCTGACAATGAGTTTGTAACACCATTGAGTCCATCTATCTTGCCATCTATTACTAAGTATTCTTTGCTTTATTTGGCAGAACATCGCTTGGGCTTAACTCCTATTGAGGGAGATGTCCCAATTGATAACCTTGACCGTTTTGTAGAGGCAGGTGCCTGTGGTACAGCAGCAGTTATTTCGCCAATTGGTGGAATTCAGCACGGTGATGATTTTCATGTGTTCTATAGTGAAACAGAAGTTGGCCCTGTGACTCGTAAACTCTATGATGAATTGACAGGTATTCAGTTTGGTGATATTGAAGCGCCAGAAGGTTGGATTGTAAAAGTAGATTAA
- the rpsA gene encoding 30S ribosomal protein S1 produces the protein MNEFEDLLNSVSQVETGDVVSAEVLTVDATQANVAISGTGVEGVLTLRELTNDRDADINDFVKVGEVLDVLVLRQVVGKDTDTVTYLVSKKRLEARKAWDKLVGREEEVVTVKGTRAVKGGLSVEFEGVRGFIPASMLDTRFVRNTERFVGQEFDAKIKEVDAKENRFILSRREVVEAATAAARAEVFGKLAVGDVVTGKVARITSFGAFIDLGGVDGLVHLTELSHERNVSPKSVVTVGEEIEVKILDLNEEEGRVSLSLKATTPGPWDGVEQKLAKGDVVEGTVKRLTDFGAFVEVLPGIDGLVHVSQISHKRIENPKEALKVGQEVKVKVLEVNADAERVSLSIKALEERPAQEEGQKEEKRAARPRRPKRQEKRDFELPETQTGFSMADLFGDIEL, from the coding sequence ATGAACGAATTTGAAGATTTGCTAAATAGCGTTAGCCAAGTTGAGACTGGTGATGTTGTTAGTGCTGAAGTATTGACAGTTGATGCGACTCAAGCTAACGTTGCAATCTCTGGGACTGGTGTTGAAGGTGTCTTGACTCTTCGCGAATTGACAAACGATCGCGATGCAGATATCAATGACTTTGTTAAAGTAGGAGAAGTATTGGATGTTCTTGTACTTCGTCAAGTAGTTGGTAAAGATACTGATACAGTTACATACCTTGTATCTAAAAAACGCCTTGAAGCTCGCAAAGCATGGGACAAACTTGTTGGTCGCGAAGAAGAAGTTGTTACTGTTAAAGGAACTCGTGCCGTTAAAGGTGGACTTTCAGTAGAATTTGAAGGTGTTCGTGGATTTATCCCAGCTTCAATGTTGGATACTCGTTTCGTACGTAACACTGAGCGTTTTGTAGGTCAAGAATTTGATGCTAAAATCAAAGAAGTTGACGCTAAAGAAAACCGCTTCATCCTTTCACGTCGTGAAGTTGTTGAAGCAGCTACAGCAGCAGCTCGCGCTGAAGTATTCGGTAAATTGGCTGTTGGTGATGTAGTAACTGGTAAAGTTGCACGTATCACAAGTTTCGGTGCTTTCATCGACCTTGGTGGTGTTGACGGATTGGTTCACTTGACTGAATTGTCACATGAACGTAACGTATCACCAAAATCAGTTGTAACTGTTGGTGAAGAAATTGAAGTGAAAATCCTTGATCTTAACGAAGAAGAAGGACGCGTATCACTTTCACTTAAAGCAACAACACCTGGACCATGGGATGGCGTTGAGCAAAAATTGGCTAAAGGTGATGTAGTAGAAGGAACAGTTAAACGTTTGACTGACTTCGGTGCATTTGTTGAAGTATTGCCAGGTATCGATGGACTTGTTCACGTATCACAAATTTCACACAAACGTATTGAAAATCCAAAAGAAGCTCTTAAAGTTGGTCAAGAAGTTAAAGTTAAAGTTCTTGAAGTTAACGCAGATGCAGAGCGCGTATCACTTTCTATCAAAGCTCTTGAAGAGCGTCCAGCTCAAGAAGAAGGACAAAAAGAAGAAAAACGTGCTGCTCGTCCACGTCGTCCAAAACGTCAAGAAAAACGTGATTTCGAACTTCCAGAAACACAAACAGGATTCTCAATGGCTGACTTGTTCGGTGATATCGAACTCTAA
- a CDS encoding aminoglycoside 6-adenylyltransferase has product MKNNSIKDMCRQYRSEGQMLRLISQTAQTLKVEAVAMSGSRTDTKAPKDEFQDYDVVYVVDYLDNLTRDLSWLDRFGKRIIEQEVTLGHRRLYLMLFEDGNRIDLTLCPKEDINEWVDSEACFTVLVDDKGLFESYSPSPQRFWIHPASETDFKKACNEFWWVSAYVVKGICRKQVIYATDHLYGICQQELLKVLAWQVAADKGTVDVGKNYKCLFNYMSAEKEKEFSNLLDFSSVEKLTHSLFATMDLFHREAQILAQKMGFDYYKEVAEKMIEYAEERLS; this is encoded by the coding sequence ATGAAAAATAACTCTATAAAAGATATGTGCAGACAATATAGAAGTGAAGGGCAAATGCTGAGGTTGATTTCACAGACTGCCCAAACTCTAAAAGTTGAGGCTGTCGCCATGTCTGGTTCACGGACTGATACAAAAGCACCAAAAGATGAATTTCAAGATTATGATGTTGTTTATGTCGTGGACTATTTAGATAATCTGACGAGAGACCTTTCTTGGTTGGACCGGTTTGGCAAACGTATCATTGAGCAAGAGGTTACTCTGGGACATCGCCGTCTTTATCTCATGCTTTTTGAAGATGGGAATCGCATTGATCTAACCCTCTGTCCTAAAGAAGACATCAACGAGTGGGTGGATAGCGAGGCTTGCTTCACAGTTTTAGTAGATGATAAGGGCTTGTTTGAATCCTATTCTCCCAGTCCTCAGCGTTTCTGGATACATCCAGCTAGTGAGACGGATTTTAAAAAAGCCTGCAATGAATTTTGGTGGGTGTCAGCCTACGTGGTCAAGGGTATCTGTCGCAAGCAAGTCATTTATGCCACGGACCATCTCTACGGAATTTGTCAACAAGAACTCTTGAAGGTCTTAGCTTGGCAAGTGGCAGCAGATAAGGGAACGGTCGATGTTGGCAAGAACTACAAGTGTCTCTTTAACTATATGTCTGCTGAGAAAGAGAAGGAATTCTCAAATCTGCTGGATTTTTCAAGTGTAGAGAAACTTACTCATTCATTGTTTGCTACGATGGACCTTTTCCACAGAGAAGCTCAAATCCTTGCTCAAAAGATGGGCTTTGACTATTATAAGGAAGTAGCTGAGAAGATGATTGAGTATGCTGAGGAAAGGTTGAGCTAG
- a CDS encoding DUF2969 domain-containing protein, which produces MSKKDKKIEIQVADAKVNVGKDSFEGYTLTIGKKVIGEIAELDGQFAIIKNGNVDSFYKKLEKAVEILIENYNLAK; this is translated from the coding sequence ATGAGTAAGAAAGATAAAAAAATTGAAATTCAAGTAGCAGATGCCAAGGTTAATGTAGGAAAAGACAGTTTTGAAGGCTATACATTGACAATTGGTAAAAAAGTTATCGGAGAAATTGCCGAATTAGACGGACAATTTGCCATCATAAAGAATGGAAACGTCGATAGTTTTTATAAAAAATTGGAAAAAGCTGTGGAAATTTTGATTGAAAATTATAATTTAGCAAAATAA
- a CDS encoding GAF domain-containing protein yields MLESEKQSRYQILNEEFSFLLEGETNVLANLSNASALLKSRFPNTVFSGFYLFDGKELVLGPFQGGVSCIRIALGKGVCGEAAHFQETVLVGNVTTYPNYISCDSRAKSEIVVPMVKNGQLLGVLDLDSSEIDDYDAMDRDYLEQFVAILLEKTEWDFTMFGEKA; encoded by the coding sequence ATGTTAGAATCAGAAAAACAATCACGTTATCAAATCTTAAATGAGGAGTTCTCTTTTTTATTGGAAGGTGAAACCAATGTTTTGGCTAATCTTTCCAACGCCAGTGCTCTTCTAAAATCACGCTTTCCTAATACCGTATTCTCAGGCTTTTATCTGTTTGATGGAAAGGAATTGGTTTTAGGTCCTTTCCAAGGTGGTGTTTCCTGCATCCGTATTGCACTTGGAAAAGGTGTTTGTGGGGAGGCAGCTCACTTTCAGGAAACTGTTCTGGTTGGTAATGTAACAACTTATCCCAACTATATTTCTTGTGATAGTCGAGCTAAAAGTGAAATTGTTGTTCCGATGGTTAAGAATGGTCAATTGCTCGGGGTTCTGGATCTGGATTCTTCAGAGATTGATGATTATGATGCTATGGATCGAGATTATTTGGAACAATTTGTCGCTATTTTGCTTGAAAAGACAGAATGGGACTTTACAATGTTTGGGGAGAAAGCCTAA